One part of the Marispirochaeta sp. genome encodes these proteins:
- the flhA gene encoding flagellar biosynthesis protein FlhA: MSDVQKILSTSFLHNRGDVFVAVGVLFFVMMLIIPLPTVILDLLMALNLMLGLVVILIVLYTQRALDFSVFPTLLLITTVFGLGLNISSTRLILSQGINFEGKIVRAFATFVVGTSGSEGLVIGFIIFVIIIAVQFIVITKGATRVAEVAARFTLDSLPGKQMAIEAEYNSGSLTEEEAQKKKNDLQREVDFYGAMDGSTKFVSGNVKVGILITLINMVGGLIVGMSIHGEPFAAALNNYVSLTIGDGLVTQFPALLVSTATGLIVTRAISDGTFGSDVSKQFSQQSRVYWIAAIALIILGLLPGFPWYIMVPLGILSGLVGFRLTRKEINFREQAEEAAEREGAPEGPTEFAPVVPVDPLSLELGYGLIPLVDRDQGAELLDRITRIRRETALELGLAVPRIRIIDNMRLEPSEYCIKIKGVEVGRGSIRTGQFLAINPGGVETELEGESTRDPAFGLPALWITEDLRDKAERAGYTVVDSPSIIATHLTEIIKSHAWEMLGRQEMRKILDELKRDYSAVVDEVTKVLSLGEIQKVLQSLLAEHVSIRNMVPILESMADYAPVSKDTTFLTEKARQMLGRQICLQFTDGDRTMHVLTINPSMEGEIIDSRTETASGVTAALEPGVYRRWINAVANAVHSVQRQGYVPLILCSEAARPLVRASLLRELPEVAVLSVPEVPADINIEPLGEISLEERESA, from the coding sequence ATGTCGGATGTACAAAAAATACTGTCCACCTCTTTTCTGCATAACCGGGGTGATGTTTTTGTCGCTGTAGGGGTGCTGTTTTTTGTAATGATGCTCATCATTCCTCTGCCCACAGTTATTCTTGATCTTCTGATGGCATTGAACCTGATGCTGGGACTGGTAGTCATACTCATTGTACTATACACCCAGCGGGCCCTGGATTTCTCTGTGTTTCCGACACTGCTGCTTATTACAACAGTTTTCGGGCTTGGTCTCAATATTTCATCTACCCGTTTAATCCTTTCTCAGGGGATCAATTTCGAAGGAAAAATCGTCCGGGCCTTTGCGACTTTTGTTGTCGGTACATCCGGCTCCGAGGGCCTGGTAATTGGGTTTATAATCTTCGTCATAATTATAGCGGTGCAGTTTATTGTAATTACCAAAGGTGCAACCCGGGTCGCGGAAGTCGCTGCCCGTTTTACCCTTGACTCGCTTCCTGGTAAGCAGATGGCTATTGAGGCGGAGTATAATTCCGGCTCCCTGACTGAAGAGGAGGCCCAGAAAAAAAAGAATGATCTGCAGCGGGAAGTGGATTTTTACGGTGCCATGGACGGTTCCACAAAGTTTGTTTCGGGAAACGTAAAAGTCGGAATTCTTATAACCCTTATAAATATGGTCGGCGGGTTGATTGTGGGTATGTCCATTCACGGAGAACCCTTCGCCGCTGCCCTGAACAACTACGTTTCCCTGACCATTGGAGACGGGTTGGTGACCCAGTTTCCGGCACTGCTTGTCTCTACCGCTACCGGTCTTATTGTGACCCGGGCCATATCCGACGGTACCTTTGGCTCCGATGTGTCAAAGCAGTTTTCCCAGCAGTCCCGGGTCTACTGGATTGCGGCTATTGCATTGATTATCCTTGGTCTGTTGCCCGGCTTTCCCTGGTATATCATGGTCCCCCTTGGAATCCTGTCAGGGCTTGTGGGATTCAGGCTTACCCGTAAGGAGATTAATTTCCGTGAGCAGGCGGAAGAGGCGGCAGAAAGGGAGGGCGCTCCGGAAGGACCTACGGAGTTTGCTCCGGTCGTTCCGGTGGATCCCTTGTCTCTTGAGCTTGGATACGGGCTTATTCCGCTTGTAGACAGGGATCAGGGAGCGGAACTCCTGGATCGTATTACCCGCATCAGGCGGGAGACCGCCCTTGAGCTCGGGCTGGCTGTACCAAGGATCCGGATAATCGATAATATGCGCTTGGAACCCTCCGAGTATTGCATTAAGATTAAAGGCGTTGAAGTCGGCCGGGGAAGCATACGGACCGGGCAGTTCCTTGCCATAAATCCCGGCGGTGTTGAAACAGAACTGGAAGGCGAATCTACCAGAGATCCTGCTTTCGGGCTGCCCGCTCTCTGGATAACAGAAGACCTGCGGGATAAAGCAGAACGCGCCGGATATACCGTTGTGGACAGTCCATCCATAATTGCGACTCATCTGACGGAAATAATTAAATCCCATGCCTGGGAGATGCTTGGACGTCAGGAAATGAGGAAAATACTTGACGAACTGAAGCGTGACTATTCCGCAGTTGTGGATGAGGTTACAAAAGTACTCTCCCTTGGAGAGATCCAAAAAGTCCTGCAGTCATTACTGGCTGAACATGTTTCCATACGGAATATGGTCCCCATTCTCGAATCCATGGCTGACTATGCGCCGGTCTCGAAGGATACGACTTTTCTGACGGAAAAAGCGCGCCAGATGTTAGGTCGGCAGATCTGTCTGCAATTTACCGATGGCGATCGAACTATGCATGTGCTGACGATAAATCCGTCCATGGAAGGGGAGATAATCGATTCGCGAACCGAGACAGCTTCCGGGGTTACCGCAGCCCTCGAACCAGGAGTTTATCGGCGCTGGATAAATGCCGTGGCAAACGCCGTGCATTCCGTGCAGCGGCAGGGATATGTGCCGCTGATCCTCTGTTCCGAAGCCGCGAGACCCCTTGTCAGAGCAAGTCTGCTGCGGGAACTGCCGGAGGTTGCGGTTTTGTCGGTTCCCGAAGTACCGGCGGACATAAACATAGAGCCCTTGGGCGAAATCAGTCTTGAAGAGCGCGAAAGCGCCTGA
- the flhF gene encoding flagellar biosynthesis protein FlhF, which translates to MKKANGTALPVLSAGRVEPEDASPMATVKRGVGMEYFTERAASHREVLQKIRDQYGERARVLTQRSVRIGGFLGMFAREGIEVTGYIAKDAPKPRKMLDPEEERKKILESVKGNGDGTLQQVLKAVNAIQERLDTPEPKKTEEIHPSIVAMEQLLEENEFSPGFIREISNRLRREMSLEDLDRQDIVESSVFQWIGEKIAIYEPRKTPKIMILIGPTGVGKTTTIAKLAAIYGLGHNGSNPVDVRMITIDNYRIGAKQQIDTYGSIMNIPVSGVESFQDLKKTLALFEGSDLILIDTIGKSPRDYMKLAEMREMLDACGHDAEVFLTMSSTTKVSDIKDLLKTFEPFGYQAIILTKLDETQRVGNVISVITEYNKPVAFLTDGQSVPQDIHEASIPRLLMNLDGFKAAKMSLRPQEGRATGDRSGAEYVKNGVWE; encoded by the coding sequence GTGAAGAAAGCGAATGGGACGGCTTTACCGGTCCTGAGCGCAGGCAGAGTGGAGCCGGAGGACGCAAGTCCGATGGCGACCGTGAAGAGAGGAGTAGGCATGGAGTATTTTACCGAGCGGGCGGCTTCGCACCGCGAAGTACTGCAGAAAATACGTGACCAATATGGCGAAAGGGCCCGTGTGCTTACCCAGCGAAGTGTACGCATAGGTGGGTTCCTTGGAATGTTTGCACGGGAGGGAATAGAGGTCACCGGATATATCGCTAAGGATGCGCCGAAGCCTCGGAAAATGCTTGATCCTGAAGAGGAAAGAAAAAAGATACTGGAAAGCGTCAAAGGAAACGGGGACGGAACTCTGCAGCAGGTGTTAAAGGCGGTGAATGCCATTCAGGAGCGTCTGGATACACCGGAGCCCAAGAAGACAGAAGAGATTCATCCTTCTATTGTTGCCATGGAACAGCTTCTGGAGGAGAATGAATTCAGCCCCGGTTTTATCCGGGAAATAAGCAACAGATTACGCCGTGAAATGTCCTTGGAAGACCTGGACCGTCAGGATATTGTAGAGTCTTCGGTTTTTCAATGGATCGGAGAAAAGATTGCTATCTATGAACCCCGGAAAACTCCAAAAATCATGATTTTAATCGGACCTACCGGTGTGGGAAAAACGACGACCATAGCCAAACTCGCTGCAATTTACGGACTTGGGCATAACGGCAGCAACCCGGTGGATGTTCGCATGATAACAATCGATAACTACAGGATTGGCGCAAAGCAGCAGATCGACACATACGGCAGTATTATGAACATCCCTGTAAGCGGGGTTGAAAGCTTTCAGGATTTAAAGAAGACCCTTGCCTTGTTTGAGGGATCCGATCTGATACTTATTGATACTATTGGAAAAAGTCCAAGGGATTACATGAAGCTCGCCGAAATGCGAGAAATGCTGGACGCATGCGGCCATGATGCCGAGGTCTTTTTAACCATGAGCTCCACCACCAAGGTGTCTGATATAAAAGACCTTTTAAAAACATTTGAACCCTTCGGATATCAGGCCATCATCCTGACCAAGCTGGATGAAACCCAGAGGGTCGGTAACGTTATCAGCGTTATTACCGAGTACAACAAGCCGGTTGCTTTTCTTACCGATGGGCAATCTGTTCCTCAGGATATACATGAAGCTTCTATACCGCGGCTGTTAATGAATCTCGATGGTTTTAAAGCTGCGAAAATGAGTTTGCGTCCCCAGGAGGGGCGGGCAACCGGTGATAGGTCGGGGGCCGAATATGTCAAGAACGGAGTATGGGAATGA